The genomic window GGCGCGTGGCCGGCGGGGTGCGGGCCTCCCCGCAGGCCTCCTCACCCTCgggcagctgccccgcccccaggggctGCACGCAGATGGCGTAGGTGGTGTTGGGCCGCAGCTGGGTGACCGTGTACTCCGCCAGCGAGGCGGGCAGCCGCAGCGTCACAGGCCGCTTGTCGGGCCCCGACAGGCTGCGGTAGGTGAGGCGCAGGCCGCGGGGCTGCCCGGGGCCCCGCAGGGCGCGGCGCAGGGCCACACGCAGGGAGCTGGGGCTGGCCGGCTCGACGCCCAGCGGCAGGGGCCGGGGAGGCCGGGCCGtggcgggggccgggctgggccccaCGGGGCTCTCGCAGGACGGGCCAGTGAAGCCCTCGGGGCACAGGCAGGTGGGGACGCGGCCCGGGAGGCAGGTGCCCCCATGGAGACAGGCGGGCTCAGGGCAGGTTTGGGACGGCGGGGCCGGCCCCGCGGAGGGGAGGGTGGCCGGGGGTAGGCTGGGCGCACGGGCCGGTGGCTCCGAGGGCCCCAGGGGGCTGGGCGCCGGGCTGGCGGGGGCCGGAAGGGTGGGCGGCCCCCCCGTGGGCCCGCTGGTGGGCACCGCCGCGGTGGTGGTGGTCGCCGGGCAGCCGAAGTCAGCGTAGCTCAGGTCCAGGAGCAGCTGGCCCGCGTTCTTGGGCGGGAAGTGGCAGCGCGTCTCCTCGGGGCTGGCCAGGGCCACGCGGCTGTCCCGCACCCAGGGCCCGAACCAGCTCAGGGGGCACACGCAGTTGAAGGGGTTTCGGGCAGCCGCCAGAAGCCGCAGGCTGGGCAACAGGCCCGCCAGCTCGGGGGGCAGCGCCCGCAGGCTCAGGCCGCTGAGGTCCAGCTCCTGCAGGCTGGCCAGGCCCGCCAGGTCCTCGGGCCGCAGCTGGGCGATGCGGGCGTTGCCGGCCAGCCGCAGGCGGGTCAGGCCCCGCAGACCGCGCACGGCGGGGGGCACGCGCTCCAGCTGGTTGTCGCCCACGTCCAGGTCGTGCAGGTTCCGCAGGCGGCCCAGGAGCCCCTCGTCCAGGTCCCGCAGCCCCAGGCCGGCCAGCCCCAGTGCCTCCACGCCGGCCGTGTCCAGGGCGCCGGGCTCCAGCGCGGCCAGGGGGTTGCGGCTGAGGTCCAGCAGCAGCAGGCGGGGCAGGGCCAGCGGGGGCAGCGTGCGCAGCTCGTTGTCCGACAGCTTGAGCTCCAGGAGGCGGCTGAGCCCCTGGAAGGCGCCGGGCTGGATGTGGCGCAGGCGGTTCCGGCCCAGGTAGAGGCGCTCCAGGCGCCGCAGGCCGCGGAAGGTGTCGTTGGTGATCTCGCGCAGCCGGTTGGCCGTGAGGTCCAGGTTGCTGAGGCCGGCAAGCGGCTGGAAGACGCCGCCCGGGAGGCTGGCGATCTGGTTCTGAGACAGGTCCAGGAGCTGCAGGCCCGGCAGGCCCGCGAAGCTGCCCTCGTGCAGCGTGGTGATGCCGTTCTTGAACACGTACAGGTCTGCCGTGTCGGGGGGCACGTCGGCGGGCACCGTGGCTCCCTGGCGGGCGGTGCAGAGGACGGCCCGCGGCTGGGTGCACTGGCAGCCGGAGGGGCAGCCCTGCCCGGGCCGGgggaccagcagcagcagcagcagcagcagcgggggcggggggctcctgggGCGCATCTTCCGGTCCCTGGGAGCCGAGAGGACAGCGGGAGGCGGTGAGTCAGGGCCCCGGGGATGGCCACACCATGCCCcgtgcagcccccagcccccctcccggaCCGTGTGACTCAGCCCCCAGCGCCGCCCTGCCCCGTGGGCCCCACTCAGACCGTGCCGCGCCCGAggtcacgggggtgggggtggggggaggcgcgTGCCCCAGCGCCAACCACAAACAAGCTCTGCAGGCTCTGGGGGGGCCCCCAAGTCTGCCGGGGTGCAGGGGCTGCGGTGGGCCCTGCGGCATCCGGCCCAGAGTGCCGGGGTGGGCAGCCGGCCCAGTGCGTAAGTGGAGAAGTGGCTGCCCTGGGCCAGGCCCCGCCACGCTCCGTGTCCTCAGAGAGTGGAGACTTCAAGGCCGGTTGGGCCCGC from Sorex araneus isolate mSorAra2 chromosome 4, mSorAra2.pri, whole genome shotgun sequence includes these protein-coding regions:
- the VASN gene encoding vasorin, which translates into the protein MRPRSPPPPLLLLLLLLVPRPGQGCPSGCQCTQPRAVLCTARQGATVPADVPPDTADLYVFKNGITTLHEGSFAGLPGLQLLDLSQNQIASLPGGVFQPLAGLSNLDLTANRLREITNDTFRGLRRLERLYLGRNRLRHIQPGAFQGLSRLLELKLSDNELRTLPPLALPRLLLLDLSRNPLAALEPGALDTAGVEALGLAGLGLRDLDEGLLGRLRNLHDLDVGDNQLERVPPAVRGLRGLTRLRLAGNARIAQLRPEDLAGLASLQELDLSGLSLRALPPELAGLLPSLRLLAAARNPFNCVCPLSWFGPWVRDSRVALASPEETRCHFPPKNAGQLLLDLSYADFGCPATTTTAAVPTSGPTGGPPTLPAPASPAPSPLGPSEPPARAPSLPPATLPSAGPAPPSQTCPEPACLHGGTCLPGRVPTCLCPEGFTGPSCESPVGPSPAPATARPPRPLPLGVEPASPSSLRVALRRALRGPGQPRGLRLTYRSLSGPDKRPVTLRLPASLAEYTVTQLRPNTTYAICVQPLGAGQLPEGEEACGEARTPPATRPNHAPVTQARQDNLPLLIAPALAAVLLAALAAVGAAYCVRRGRVAAAAQSKGQGVPGTGPLELEGVKAPLEPGPKAAEGRGDALAGGPECEVPLMGYPGLSPQGPLPAKPYI